A single genomic interval of Nitrospirota bacterium harbors:
- a CDS encoding DUF1566 domain-containing protein encodes MQRLRAVRACLIVLGMMALTGQALAADTTVSSRFTLLLNGAAVKDNSTGLIWEQEPDREHDVWGASVARCATKEVGGQKGWRTPSVDELKTLIDASQHDPALPTGHPFSNIKSGIYWTATPHPTDDMVAWQISFFSGEPVTDQKSGTRRLWCLLGEPRK; translated from the coding sequence ATGCAACGTCTGCGAGCCGTTCGAGCTTGTCTCATCGTATTGGGCATGATGGCGTTGACCGGTCAGGCCCTTGCAGCCGACACCACTGTTTCTTCTCGGTTCACGTTGTTGCTGAATGGTGCCGCCGTGAAGGACAACAGCACCGGCTTGATTTGGGAACAGGAGCCGGATCGGGAGCACGATGTATGGGGGGCGTCGGTGGCTCGTTGTGCGACGAAAGAAGTCGGTGGGCAGAAGGGCTGGCGCACTCCATCGGTGGACGAACTCAAGACCTTGATCGATGCTTCGCAGCATGATCCCGCCTTGCCGACCGGCCACCCCTTCTCCAACATCAAGTCGGGGATCTATTGGACCGCGACGCCGCATCCCACCGACGATATGGTGGCCTGGCAGATCAGCTTCTTCAGCGGCGAACCGGTGACGGATCAGAAATCAGGAACTAGGCGTTTGTGGTGCCTGCTGGGTGAGCCACGCAAGTAA
- a CDS encoding zinc ribbon domain-containing protein: protein MLSCPKCQADRLDGATECVKCGIIFAKYRPLAPLQRQHLFLNRSRWVAFAKEWLIDSDRPTDSVTFAGRVAVFLLLLWWGRAFIVTPLETNYTGESFLHLINLPFHEAGHLLFIPLGRFMMILGGSLGQVLMPLVCLGTFLIKTRDPFGASVALWWTAESFMDIAPYINDARALDLMLLGGVTGKETDGHDWNNILTMLGWLEYDHRLAHLAYNVGILLMLVSFGWGGLLLFKQYRRLSP, encoded by the coding sequence ATGCTGTCCTGTCCAAAATGTCAGGCTGATCGGCTCGACGGAGCGACAGAATGTGTGAAGTGCGGAATCATCTTTGCGAAGTATCGTCCGCTTGCCCCATTGCAGCGTCAGCATCTGTTTCTGAACCGCTCTCGCTGGGTGGCCTTTGCTAAAGAATGGCTCATTGATTCGGATCGGCCGACCGACTCGGTCACGTTCGCCGGACGAGTTGCGGTATTTCTGTTGTTGCTCTGGTGGGGGCGAGCCTTTATCGTCACGCCGCTCGAAACCAACTACACAGGGGAGTCGTTCCTCCATCTGATCAATCTGCCGTTCCATGAGGCGGGCCATCTTCTCTTTATCCCCCTTGGACGGTTCATGATGATTCTGGGTGGAAGTCTCGGCCAGGTCCTGATGCCGCTCGTCTGTCTGGGCACCTTTCTCATCAAGACGCGCGACCCCTTCGGTGCGTCAGTGGCCCTCTGGTGGACGGCGGAAAGTTTCATGGATATCGCCCCCTATATCAACGATGCGCGGGCATTGGATCTCATGCTCCTTGGCGGCGTGACGGGAAAAGAAACGGACGGGCACGACTGGAACAATATCCTGACCATGTTGGGTTGGTTGGAGTACGACCATCGCCTAGCTCACCTCGCCTACAACGTCGGCATTCTTCTGATGCTGGTTTCGTTCGGATGGGGCGGGCTGCTTCTCTTCAAACAATATCGCAGGCTCTCACCGTAA